The stretch of DNA ttaatttctcgtttacttaatgtttgttttgaaagtcgtttaagttaaatgagtattaagaatggggaatctcttaatgtctcgtttacttatgtgtgttttggtaaatcgtgctgacccgcgataggtggcaccttggtaaacggtacgggcccgcgATAGGCAGtatgtttacgatttacgtttgataagctgtgctgacccgtgataggtggcacctcggtaaacagtactgacccgtgataggtggtacgtttacgacttacgttccttggtgaattgtgtttgcctGTGAGGGaatgcacaggtgtttgtccgtgagagactacgccctggtgaattgtgtttgtctgtgagagactgcacatgggtttgtccgtgagagactacgccctggtttaagttaaatgagaattaagaatggggaatctcttaatgtcttgtttacttatgtgtgttttggtaaatcgtgttgacccgcgATAggggcaccttggtaaacggtacgggcccgtgataggcagtacgtttacgatttacgttgggtaagttgtgctgacccgggataggtggcacctcggtaaacagtacggacccgtgataggtagtacgtttacgacttacgtttcttggtaaattgtgtttgtccgtgagtgactgcacaggtgtttgtccgtgagagactacaccctgttaaattgtgaattgttggttcattttgtctgtgtagtattgtgttataagtgttaagtgtatgttttggaatttggtgataacatgtttgattgcaataccatttcgaaacccatgatgttgtagtaattgtgttataagtgttaagtgttatgttttggaatttggtgatagcatgtttgattgcaataccatttcgaaacccatgattttgtagtaattgtgttataaatgttaagtgttatgttttggaatttggtgatagcatgtttgattgcaatacatttcgaaacccatgatgttgtagtaattgtgttataagtgttaagtgttatgttttggaatttggtgatagcatgtttgattgcaatactatttcgaaactcatgatgttgtagcgattgcgttatcattgctaagtgttaagatgtgggattgtgtatgaatgatattgagttagtttatgtgtttttggaagaatatgcagggaaatcgatttcccaatcgattggatgagttacagggacttccctaatgtgacataatcgatttgccaatcgattttataatatgtttttcaaaaccaattaagaaaatcgatttggaaatcgatttggccatgcaggaattcagcaaaaatcgatttggaaatcgattggcattaagtcaggggctgagatatgctgtcaattgattgcccaatcgattgaattaagcccagaattcaaatttcactaaaaaccttcaggaaatcgattgcccaatcgattggcttagtagaaattcttattttgagttagataacagattgctcatcgATTTATCAaggtcttggttagttatgtattacttgatggattgagaaccttattttgatttcatttttatttggcaagtgttatatgaacttttagcatgtGGAAAACCATTTTAAGGTGCATgataagttgaaaggttattttgtgcatgtaAAAACTTGAATGTTATGTGTTacttgttaatttcggttggtgaccctttacaactattgtggaaatctgggctttgccctcagatgagagccagtaCGATCccaccggttcgtaccctacggatgagaatgcttgactggagctatgtaggaggatctcacggggcgcgtggagatcactcagggtgtatagttttttggtaggatgatcatattaggttgatgtatagggactagacatccttctttttgggttgcattattttaatttggaaaactgtacctatactaatatggtctgtttgacatgttatttatgatggggtctatgtaccaccttttgaagtgtaaatactttggattcgtatttttgagaaacttttccgctgcttgtaatttataatgactcaattatttatccaaaggtatttccttatttgttttactttgttttattttaattccttttgaaaaaaaaaaatacaccctcgctttgaaaaacggggtgttacacattcCTTCAATCACACTAATTTCCTAACAATTTTTTGCAACAATAATGTTACAAATTATGAGTAAATCAATAATGAACACGTCAAAACAACATCACAATTTTCGATTTACTCAATTTAATTGGTTACAATGGTGAAACTCAAGATCTTTAATTTCAAACCCATCAAAAGATCATAATTTCATGTCATCAAGAAAACTCAATACTACAATAATCTACTCTCAATTTCAGTCATAGAAATTCACatgcataaataattttaaccatcatttcaaaatccctaaatccaaccaaaaataaaattaaaaaaaaaatcattttcttcatTTCAAACCCGTAAACCCCAAATCTCtaatctttttcttcttcttcttcttcttcttcttcttcttcttcttcttcttcttcttcttcttcttcttcttcttcttcttcttcttcttcttcttcttcttcttcttcttcttcttcttcttcttcttcttcttcttcttcttcttcttcttcttcttcttcttcttcttcttcttcttcttcttcttcttcttcttcttcttcttcttcttcttcttcttcttcttcttcttcttcttcttcttcttcttcttcttcttcttcttcttcttcttcttcttcttcttcttcttcttcttcttcttcttcttcttcttcttcttcttcttcttcttcttcttcttcttcttcttcttcttcttcttcttcttcttcttcttcttcttcttcttcttcttcttcttcttcttcttcttcttcttcttcttcttcttcttcttcttcttcttcttcttcttcttcttcttcttcttcttcttcttcttcttcttcttcttcttcttcttcttcttcttcttcttcttcttcttcttcttcttcttcttcttcttcttcttcttcttcttcttcttcttcttcttcttcttcttcttcttcttcttcttcttcttcttcttcttcttcttcttcttcttcttcttcttcttcttcttcttcttcttcttcttcttcttcttcttcttcttcttcttcttcttcttcttcttcttcttcttcttcttcttcttcttcttcttcttcttcttcttcttcttcttcttcttcttcttcttcttcttcttcttcttcttcttcttcttcttcttcttcttcttcttcttcttcttcttcttcttcttcttcttcttcttcttcttcttcttcttcttcttcttcttcttcttcttcttcttcttcttcttcttcttcttcttcttgttattattattattattattattattattaaaacataaaagattactATAAGGTATTTATGCTAAAGAGGATGTTACTTACgacatttattttttgttataattcaattatttaatttttaatgaataattatcaatatattgacttcaattctaaataaaatatttctatgacattaatttatgtaatattataataacatttatatctctaataaaatttattttaattaatatataaataaaatttatataaattcataaataagtATTGTAAAACGATAATTTATTCAGTGTTTAATACCAACTAGTTAAAAGATGTTTAAACTGCGAATATAATTTACTCTAAATCTTAACATCCTTCTTTTCTAAGTAATGCTGACATCATTGAACACATGTCACAACATTATTGGGCCGTAATATTTGGATGGTACCAAAGCTATAACtcaatgattgtcgtcaaatcAAACAGTGAATACCAAAAATATCCTTGCAAGTTGCAACAGATCTCTGTCTCTGTTTCTCTTTCTGCTTTGTCGTTTGTTATTACTCTCTTACCTTCCCTATATCCTTGCATTTCTTGACCAAATTACCCCTGCTAATAGGTGAAATTACTTAACTGTGTTGTTGATAacttttcattgttttttctcCAATTGCATTCTgaggtgattttttttttagggtttGGAGGCTCTGCTGCTGAAAAGAGTTGAATAAGGTGAGGTGatttactctctctctctctctctaaaatTTGAAGTTGCTGTGAATCTGTGATTTAATTTactctaaattttatttgttttgttttggtttattttttcattttgagttattttgttatgttatagGTTTTTCACTGATTGGTGGTTATGTTGTTGctggaaaatttcaaaaatgtattttttttttgtgttatggcaaattattttaatttatagctAGTTTATCACTTTATGTATGATTTGAGGGGTTTGTGAAAGTTTGAACTCTTAGGTGCATGAATTTTGAAGACTTGGTATGTGATTGTAGAGAGAGAGTTGAGGTAGCAGCTGTCGTAGAAAAGAGGGTTGAAACTTGGCTTAAGTGGTTTGGACATGTGGAGATGAGATGTATAGATTAGTAGTAAGGAGAACAGATCCAATGGAGAGTAGTCAAAACATTAGAGGTAGAGAGAGTCTTAGAAAAACTATTATAGAAACTACTAAAAAAGATCTAGAGATTAATGAGCTGGATGGAGATATCCATGTAGCTGACTTAGTGTGATAAGATTTGGTCGTTGTTGTTGTGGTATGTGATTGTATGTTGCTGCAAAAATTAGGAATGAGTTGAAGCCGAATTGATTGAATATTGCTTGGATTTTCTAACTTAGTATTGTAAGAGCATGTTTGGAATCAAAATTTTGAACACACGAGGGAATAAAAACGAGGTGGTATTTATCATTTATGTTATTATGACTTTGATGAAAATATGTTAACTGAAAATGAGAATGAGAATAAGAAACCAAACCAAACACATTTTAAATATGTAGTCTTCAGTTTCATTTTGGAGATTTATTGATTGCTGTAAGACTAGTAAGTACAAAGCAATTGAAGTAATATTCAACTGGAACTCCACAATTCCACATCATACTGTTGGAaggggattttttttttcttgaactAACTTTTGATGCCATAGATTGCTACCCTTATAGtttgaatattatattttatttgcttAAGAAAGTTTAGATATTTGTATAGTTCAGTATcggttaaaatttaaatagttgTCTTGATTTTTTCATATTATTGGGAAGTATTTTGGTTAAAGATTTGGTGTTTAAGTTTTGTCAACTGGGTGAATACTCTGAAGTTTTCCAACTAAGATTCTTCATAAATGGAtgatttttcttttagttttgCTAGGTGGAGAAAATGATTATCACAAAGCAGTACCGATGCATACACTCAGCTAGCTGTCAATGTTCTAAAGGGCATTTAAGTGAAGATGCAATTTTCTTagtttttcataatttaaaatggAATCCCAAGCTGATTGCTACTCTGTCATGCGTGTGCAAATGGTTTGATGATCTTGCGAAGCGAGTTCTATGGAAAGAGTTTTGTGGAACAAGAGCTCCAAAGATGTTGCGTGATCTGCAATCTACTGGTAGCCACGTCGTTGATGGAAACTGGAGAGCTTTAGGGAAGCTGCTTACATACTGTTCAGGATGCACAAAAGGTGGATTGTTCAAAGACATTCTGATTCCGGGTCACTTTGTATATCAGACTCGATTTTCTAGAACGTCGGGAAAGAGCTTTCTCTTGCCACAATGCAGAACTGATGTTTTATACGTGTCTGATCCTTGTGAGCATCTTGATCAAGGTGAAGAAGGAGATTTAGGATTCTTCCGTGGAGTTTTTAAGTCGTTTGCAACCTCGAAGGTTCGAAAGATGCTTATTAGTAAAGGTGCCAAGCTCCATTCAACAGAAGTCTGTCCTTATTGTAAGGCGAAGTTGTGGAGTATGCAGCAAGCTAAAATGATCCCTCAAAGTGCTAGTTGCAGGTTGGGTTCTTATGAAGATTGCATTGAGTATTATGTGTGCCTCAACGGCCACATGATTGGGATATGTACTCTATTACCGTTGTCTGATTCGGAAGAGGCGCCTGAGTTGGAGAAATAGTTAAATGATTTTCAGGTATTTTAGTGTATCTGGAAAACCTTATGGAAAACCTTAacttttttgtttatgtttacTCACTCTCTTGAACTTGATTGTAACAGAGGATTTTGTTTGTGAACTAGACCCATTTTAATCATTATTCTTTACTactaaaatagaaataataatcTATAGTTTCATAGAGTGGGATTCTTTCATTCTTTGctccactttttttttctccggGTTTTGTGCATATGTCCAAACCACTTAAGATGAGactgcaccatcttttctacaCTTAGGGTCACACCAACTTTTTTCTAATGATTGAATTTCTAGTTCTATCTTGTCATGTGTAGCAAATATCATCCAAAGAAACATACTTAGCAAAGTAATTAATTTGAACATGTTCATGCAAAAAACATATtacatacaaatttaaatattatatacacAGTTGCAGCAACGTGTAAGAAGTTAGAGAAAATAAGAACTCTATTTTAAGGCCTTCAGTAGTTTGAGAATTGTCACTTTAAATCACTCTTCAATTATCAAATGGTTAGCAACTATCTTTTGCCACGTCAGTACGAGGCTAATTGTGTCCTTTAAGTGATTCAATCGGTTTGAAGGTTAATCACACTTGTGTACTAATGTACTAAATGTATTTGCAGCTATCATCATTCTTTCTGAATCTGCTAAATTCAAGATAAAGATTTTTTAGAAGAAACATGGCGAAGGCAAAAGGTACCTCTTGGGGTGGTTCATGATATGCTATTGCGTTTGCAGGAAAAAGAGAGAAATTCTTCGAGTCATTTCACTTGTGCAGGTGAAGAATAATCGCCAGTTTCATGAGTGGTTGGTTGGTTTGATGCACGATTCTCTACCTTCCAATACTCGACTCGAAACCAGCATATAGGTGAAGAATTATCATAATTTAGGTGATTCAGATGTAGTATGATCCCTTAACGTAGGTGTTGATATTGTATTAGCGTTCACTTCATTTGATATCAACGGTCCCCATTATAGGTCTCCCATGCAGGAAGGTTCTGTTATACTGTAACAGAAATGACAGGTGGCATGGGATGATAGGCAGAGAATATTCTAGAAGGAGAGAGGGAGGACTTTATGAAGGAAAACGGTGGGTACCGAAGAGGGCATCTGAGAAATAGTAATTGGTTTTGGGCTGAGTAGAGAAGTGGGTTCTTTCTCAGAATTAGTTTGATAATTATATTGCAATGTTTATTCTGTTTGGTTTGGTTCCTATCAGATGTTTATTGTTAATTCTATTATACTCAACGACTGGTTGACATgcttataaacatattttagcACTCTAGATATGTCCTAAGCAAGTTTGAGTAGACTTATTCCTATGTGATGCTCTAAATGACATTCATTAAGCCTGTccacaatttttctttttgagcttTGGATGCCTActattttaagataaactagTACATGTACGTATCAAATTAAAAGTAGgaaatgtttataaaaatacTAGAGTAGAAAATTCTGATAACATACAGTATGACACCTCCTATTATCATCCTTGGACAGATTGGCAATAGATCCTCACTTGAATACAATGCTGGGGGTCCTCCTGGGTCAGTTAATCTGTATTTGACCATTAATATACCCTTTGCATGTTTTCATTATATCACAGAATAGTGAATTGCAAGTTTTAGTGTATGTTTGGTCTGGTGGCAAGATTTAGAAATCACGGTGGCAGTGCATGGCATTATAGAGTGTCAATTGTAGCTTTACAAATTCCACGGTAAAAGCACATTGGAACGTGGTATAATTTGAATGTGGTATGATTTGAATGTGAAAGCAAAGATATGCTTATTCTGTCATGACACATGAAAGAGAATAATTACTTTGCTTCTCCCTTTTTTAGTTTTGCTTGGAGAAGAATGTGAGCTTGAGTTTCATGCAAAATCTCAAAACTTAGAATGAAATACTTCATATTTCGGCAGTACTGTAATGTATTTCCACAACTTCGATCTCTTAGACCAACTACAAAACTAATTTTTGATTTAGGACTTAATCAAAGATATCTTGTGGGGTTCCAACCACTAACTTAGCATGTACTGTATTGCAAAGCGAGTCATATTTGCAGTTCTTTGGTTCGTTATTTGAATACTTTTTTCTTCTTGCTTTATTGAAGTCGTGCTTCTCAAATCCAAACTTTAACTGTTAACGAGTCCGAAATTAATTCAGTTCATTAAGATTGAAATAAGCTTAGCGTTGCTCATATACTTACTAGTAACATCATGAATGGTTCGTTTTGCCAATTCTGTATGATGTAACTCATCCAACagataacattaaataaatatatttacactGCTTTGGAGTGACAAATGAAATACTTTGTTTTGTATGATATTCATATTGATTGATAAATAGAAAACATAACCATATTATCAAACAAGGAGCAGTTGACGGCATTCATTCAGGGAGCTTGTGGAGAGGGTTCAAAGTTTTCTTTTGGTGTAGATTGTGAATCAGCTTCGATCTTCCTAAAAACTAGCTTCTGCTGTGGAAGCTGATTGTTTGAAAATGCTTTGAGTTCTGTGTCTACTAAAATTGTGTCCTCGTCCTTAAATTCTCCTCTCAGAATACCCTTGGCAAGTTCATTCTCCACATTTTGCTGAATCACTCGCTTTACTGGCCTAGCTCCATAGTTGGGGTCATACCCCAAGCTTCCAAGATGTTGGATGGCAGCATCAGTCACGCGGATTTTCATCTTGCGATCCGCTATTCTCTTCTGCACACGCTCCAACTGTAatagaacaaaataaaataaaaaagtcaagTTAGGGATTTTGAAGGCCATGTAACAATATCCTGCAAATCTTCGAAGAAGGCTTAATGTAATTGCCACTTGCAATTTTAAAAGCAGTCCAGTTTTTGTGGTCGTGTGGTTTTTGATGTCTACACAACCACACAGGGACTGCGATTGGGACCATATCAGCCATGTTTAACCACAATTTTCCATAGTATCAAAGATTGCAATGTGATCACAATTTTAAATCTTGGTTGGCATTTCCTTGAAAGCAACTCCACATATCAAAACAAGAAACGTCAAATATAACTGTTAAAATACCAATGTTCTCTAAAAAT from Cicer arietinum cultivar CDC Frontier isolate Library 1 chromosome 3, Cicar.CDCFrontier_v2.0, whole genome shotgun sequence encodes:
- the LOC101503913 gene encoding EID1-like F-box protein 2: MIITKQYRCIHSASCQCSKGHLSEDAIFLVFHNLKWNPKLIATLSCVCKWFDDLAKRVLWKEFCGTRAPKMLRDLQSTGSHVVDGNWRALGKLLTYCSGCTKGGLFKDILIPGHFVYQTRFSRTSGKSFLLPQCRTDVLYVSDPCEHLDQGEEGDLGFFRGVFKSFATSKVRKMLISKGAKLHSTEVCPYCKAKLWSMQQAKMIPQSASCRLGSYEDCIEYYVCLNGHMIGICTLLPLSDSEEAPELEK